One Urocitellus parryii isolate mUroPar1 chromosome 8, mUroPar1.hap1, whole genome shotgun sequence DNA window includes the following coding sequences:
- the LOC113195987 gene encoding histone H4, with protein MSGRGKGGKGLGKGGAKRHRKVLRDNIQGITKPAIRRLARRGGVKRISGLIYEETRGVLKVFLENVIRDAVTYTEHAKRKTVTAMDVVYALKRQGRTLYGFGG; from the coding sequence ATGTCTGGCCGCGGGAAAGGAGGCAAAGGCCTGGGCAAAGGAGGCGCCAAGCGCCACCGCAAGGTGCTGCGGGACAACATCCAGGGCATCACCAAGCCCGCCATCCGCCGCCTGGCCCGCCGTGGCGGCGTCAAGCGCATCTCGGGGCTCATCTACGAGGAGACCCGCGGCGTGCTCAAGGTGTTCCTGGAGAACGTGATCCGCGACGCCGTCACCTACACGGAGCACGCCAAGCGCAAGACGGTCACGGCCATGGACGTGGTCTACGCGCTCAAGCGCCAAGGCCGCACCCTCTACGGCTTCGGTGGTTAA
- the LOC113195954 gene encoding histone H2A type 1-B: MSGRGKQGGKARAKAKTRSSRAGLQFPVGRVHRLLRKGNYSERVGAGAPVYLAAVLEYLTAEILELAGNAARDNKKTRIIPRHLQLAIRNDEELNKLLGRVTIAQGGVLPNIQAVLLPKKTESHHKAKGK; this comes from the coding sequence ATGTCCGGACGCGGCAAACAGGGCGGAAAGGCGCGGGCCAAGGCCAAGACTCGCTCTTCCCGAGCCGGTCTTCAGTTCCCCGTGGGCCGTGTCCATCGGCTTCTACGCAAAGGCAACTACTCCGAGCGAGTTGGGGCCGGCGCTCCTGTCTACCTGGCCGCTGTGCTGGAGTATCTGACCGCCGAGATCCTGGAGCTGGCTGGCAACGCGGCCCGTGACAACAAGAAGACGCGTATCATCCCGCGTCACCTGCAGCTGGCCATCCGCAACGATGAGGAGCTCAACAAGCTGCTGGGCCGTGTGACCATCGCTCAGGGCGGTGTCCTGCCCAACATCCAGGCAGTGCTCTTGCCCAAGAAGACCGAGAGCCACCATAAGGCTAAGGGCAAGTAA
- the LOC113195950 gene encoding histone H3, whose protein sequence is MARTKQTARKSTGGKAPRKQLATKAARKSAPATGGVKKPHRYRPGTVALREIRRYQKSTELLIRKLPFQRLVREIAQDFKTDLRFQSSAVMALQEASEAYLVGLFEDTNLCAIHAKRVTIMPKDIQLARRIRGERA, encoded by the coding sequence ATGGCCCGTACAAAGCAAACAGCTCGTAAGTCCACCGGCGGCAAGGCCCCGCGCAAGCAGCTGGCCACCAAGGCCGCCCGCAAGAGCGCCCCGGCCACCGGCGGCGTCAAGAAGCCTCACCGCTACCGGCCCGGCACCGTGGCGCTGCGCGAGATCCGCCGCTACCAGAAGTCCACCGAGCTGCTGATCCGCAAGCTGCCGTTCCAGCGCCTGGTGCGCGAGATCGCGCAGGACTTCAAGACCGACCTGCGCTTCCAGAGCTCGGCCGTCATGGCGCTGCAGGAGGCCAGCGAGGCCTACCTGGTGGGGCTGTTCGAGGACACCAACCTGTGCGCCATCCACGCCAAGCGCGTCACCATCATGCCCAAGGACATCCAGCTGGCCCGCCGCATCCGCGGAGAGAGGGCGTAA
- the LOC144256643 gene encoding histone H4, translating to MSGRGKGGKGLGKGGAKRHRKVLRDNIQGITKPAIRRLARRGGVKRISGLIYEETRGVLKVFLENVIRDAVTYTEHAKRKTVTAMDVVYALKRQGRTLYGFGG from the coding sequence ATGTCTGGTCGCGGGAAAGGAGGCAAAGGCCTGGGCAAGGGCGGCGCCAAGCGCCACCGCAAGGTCCTGCGGGACAACATCCAGGGCATCACCAAGCCCGCCATCCGCCGCCTGGCCCGCCGTGGCGGCGTCAAGCGCATCTCGGGTCTCATCTACGAGGAGACCCGCGGCGTGCTCAAGGTGTTCCTGGAGAACGTGATCCGCGACGCCGTCACCTACACGGAGCACGCCAAGCGCAAGACGGTCACGGCCATGGACGTGGTCTACGCGCTCAAGCGCCAGGGCCGCACCCTCTACGGCTTCGGCGGCTGA
- the LOC113178557 gene encoding histone H2A type 1-B: MSGRGKQGGKARAKAKTRSSRAGLQFPVGRVHRLLRKGNYSERVGAGAPVYLAAVLEYLTAEILELAGNAARDNKKTRIIPRHLQLAIRNDEELNKLLGRVTIAQGGVLPNIQAVLLPKKTESHHKAKGK; the protein is encoded by the coding sequence ATGTCTGGACGCGGCAAACAGGGCGGAAAGGCGCGGGCCAAGGCCAAGACTCGCTCTTCCCGAGCCGGTCTTCAGTTCCCCGTGGGCCGTGTGCATCGGCTGCTACGCAAAGGCAACTACTCCGAGCGGGTGGGCGCCGGGGCGCCGGTCTATCTGGCGGCGGTGCTCGAGTACCTGACCGCCGAGATACTGGAGCTGGCCGGCAACGCGGCCCGTGACAACAAGAAGACGCGCATCATTCCTCGCCACCTACAGCTGGCTATCCGCAACGATGAGGAGCTCAACAAGCTGCTGGGACGTGTGACCATAGCTCAGGGCGGTGTCCTGCCCAACATCCAGGCGGTGTTGCTGCCCAAGAAGACTGAGAGCCATCATAAGGCGAAGGGAAAGTGA
- the LOC144256533 gene encoding histone H3.1 — MARTKQTARKSTGGKAPRKQLATKAARKSAPATGGVKKPHRYRPGTVALREIRRYQKSTELLIRKLPFQRLVREIAQDFKTDLRFQSSAVMALQEACEAYLVGLFEDTNLCAIHAKRVTIMPKDIQLARRIRGERA; from the coding sequence ATGGCCCGCACTAAGCAGACAGCGCGCAAGTCCACCGGCGGCAAGGCGCCGCGCAAGCAGCTGGCCACCAAGGCCGCCCGCAAGAGCGCCCCGGCCACCGGCGGCGTCAAGAAGCCTCACCGCTACCGGCCCGGCACCGTGGCGCTGCGCGAGATCCGCCGCTACCAGAAGTCCACCGAGCTGCTGATCCGCAAGCTGCCGTTCCAGCGCCTGGTGCGCGAGATCGCGCAGGACTTCAAGACCGACCTGCGCTTCCAGAGCTCGGCCGTCATGGCGCTGCAGGAGGCCTGCGAGGCCTACCTGGTGGGGCTGTTCGAGGACACCAACCTGTGCGCCATCCACGCCAAGCGCGTCACCATCATGCCCAAGGACATCCAGCTGGCGCGCCGCATCCGCGGGGAGAGGGcgtaa
- the LOC144256600 gene encoding histone H3 — protein sequence MARTKQTARKSTGGKAPRKQLATKAARKSAPATGGVKKPHRYRPGTVALREIRRYQKSTELLIRKLPFQRLVREIAQDFKTDLRFQSSAVMALQEASEAYLVGLFEDTNLCAIHAKRVTIMPKDIQLARRIRGERA from the coding sequence ATGGCCCGTACTAAGCAGACCGCGCGTAAGTCCACCGGCGGCAAGGCCCCGCGCAAGCAGCTGGCCACCAAGGCCGCCCGCAAGAGCGCCCCGGCCACCGGCGGCGTCAAGAAGCCTCACCGCTACCGGCCCGGCACCGTGGCGCTGCGCGAGATCCGCCGCTACCAGAAGTCCACCGAGCTGCTGATCCGCAAGCTGCCGTTCCAGCGCCTGGTGCGCGAGATCGCGCAGGACTTCAAGACCGACCTGCGCTTCCAGAGCTCGGCCGTCATGGCGCTGCAGGAGGCCAGCGAGGCCTACCTGGTGGGGCTGTTCGAGGACACCAACCTGTGCGCCATCCACGCCAAGCGCGTCACCATCATGCCCAAGGACATCCAGCTGGCCCGCCGCATCCGCGGGGAGAGGGCGTAA
- the LOC113195946 gene encoding histone H1.3 encodes MSETAPVAPAAPAPAEKTPVKKKAKKAGAAAGKRKASGPPVSELITKAVAASKERSGVSLAALKKALAAAGYDVEKNNSRIKLGLKSLVSKGTLVQTKGTGASGSFKLNKKAASGEAKPKAKKAGAAKAKKPAGAAKKPKKATSAATPKKSAKKTPKKAKKPTAPAGAKKVAKSPKKVKAPKPKKAAKSPSKAKAPKPKAAKPKAAKPKVSKAKKAAPRKK; translated from the coding sequence ATGTCCGAGACCGCTCCCGTGGCTCCCGCAGCACCCGCACCTGCGGAGAAGACACCTGTGAAGAAGAAGGCAAAAAAGGCTGGCGCCGCTGCTGGGAAGCGCAAGGCGTCCGGGCCCCCGGTGTCCGAGCTCATCACCAAGGCAGTCGCCGCCTCCAAGGAGCGCAGCGGCGTGTCCCTGGCCGCGCTCAAGAAGGCGCTGGCGGCCGCCGGCTACGACGTGGAGAAGAACAACAGCCGCATCAAGCTGGGCCTCAAGAGCCTGGTGAGCAAGGGCACCCTGGTGCAGACTAAGGGCACCGGCGCCTCCGGCTCCTTCAAGCTCAACAAGAAGGCGGCCTCCGGGGAGGCCAAACCTAAAGCGAAAAAGGCGGGAGCCGCCAAGGCTAAGAAGCCCGCCGGCGCGGCCAAGAAGCCCAAGAAGGCGACGAGCGCCGCCACCCCCAAGAAGTCAGCCAAGAAGACCCCAAAGAAGGCGAAGAAGCCCACCGCTCCTGCAGGGGCCAAGAAGGTGGCCAAGAGCCCCAAAAAGGTGAAAGCGCCGAAGCCAAAGAAGGCTGCGAAGAGCCCGTCTAAGGCCAAGGCCCCAAAGCCCAAGGCAGCTAAACCTAAGGCGGCCAAGCCCAAGGTTTCCAAGGCCAAGAAGGCGGCCCCCAGGAAGAAGTAA
- the LOC113178556 gene encoding histone H2B type 1-C/E/F/G/I, which produces MPEPAKSAPAPKKGSKKAVTKAQKKDGKKRKRSRKESYSVYVYKVLKQVHPDTGISSKAMGIMNSFVNDIFERIAGEASRLAHYNKRSTITSREIQTAVRLLLPGELAKHAVSEGTKAVTKYTSSK; this is translated from the coding sequence ATGCCTGAGCCTGCGAAGTCCGCTCCTGCCCCGAAGAAAGGCTCCAAGAAAGCGGTGACCAAGGCGCAGAAGAAGGACGGCAAGAAGCGCAAGCGCAGCCGCAAGGAGAGCTACTCTGTGTACGTGTACAAGGTGCTCAAGCAGGTGCACCCCGACACCGGCATCTCGTCCAAGGCCATGGGAATCATGAACTCGTTCGTCAACGATATCTTCGAGCGCATCGCGGGCGAGGCCTCGCGCCTGGCGCACTACAACAAGCGCTCGACCATCACGTCCCGGGAGATCCAGACGGCGGTGCGCCTGCTGCTGCCCGGGGAGCTGGCCAAGCATGCCGTGTCGGAGGGCACCAAGGCAGTCACTAAATACACCAGCTCCAAGTGA
- the LOC113195957 gene encoding histone H2B type 1-C/E/F/G/I, with product MPEPAKSAPAPKKGSKKAVTKAQKKDGKKRKRSRKESYSVYVYKVLKQVHPDTGISSKAMGIMNSFVNDIFERIAGEASRLAHYNKRSTITSREIQTAVRLLLPGELAKHAVSEGTKAVTKYTSSK from the coding sequence ATGCCTGAGCCAGCCAAGTCCGCTCCCGCCCCGAAGAAGGGCTCCAAGAAGGCGGTGACCAAGGCGCAGAAGAAGGACGGCAAGAAGCGCAAGCGCAGCCGCAAGGAGAGCTACTCGGTGTACGTGTACAAGGTGCTCAAGCAGGTGCACCCCGACACCGGCATCTCGTCCAAGGCCATGGGCATCATGAACTCGTTCGTGAACGACATCTTCGAGCGCATCGCGGGCGAGGCCTCGCGCCTGGCGCACTACAACAAGCGCTCGACCATCACGTCCCGGGAGATCCAGACGGCGGTGCGCCTGCTGCTGCCCGGGGAGCTGGCCAAGCACGCCGTGTCCGAGGGCACCAAGGCTGTCACCAAGTACACCAGCTCCAAGTAA